A region of Plasmodium falciparum 3D7 genome assembly, chromosome: 12 DNA encodes the following proteins:
- a CDS encoding GPI mannosyltransferase 1, which translates to MGHTHKEYKNNEKSAIFFEWLIFFVGIIIRIIIYYYGRWQDKNFNVKFTDVDYYVFSDAAKYVLMNKSPYERYTYRYTPLLAYIMIPNFFVHFSFGKILFSFIDILVTILINQIIKIKYTNCKNYIFYTCLWFLNPLVIIISLRGNADVIPCFLIIVTIFCIYKKHIFLSSIFYGLAVNFKIYTIIYALPFMLYLNKNYLLGENIFQLNEKKKKKKNDFLLNTFFYIFRIISNFFVELFKLNYEQFLFAICSSSVFLILNCVFYIIYGYEFLYESFIYHIIRRDHRHNFSLFFYLMYLSIEKNSKIIPLITFVPQIILVALFGFKYARTNLELSMFLQTISFIALNKVCTSQYFIWCIPFLPIILCAITLSKRNMFLIISSILFFIVAKLHWLWWAYYLEFRGYNTFLQLFYSSVLFVISEISICWVFMYINFKEQKTKIT; encoded by the exons atgggGCATACacataaagaatataaaaacaatgaGAAGAGTGCAATATTTTTTGAGTGGTTGATTTTTTTTGTGGGTATAATAATtcgtataattatttattattatggaaGGTGGCAAGATAAAAACTTTAATGTTAAGTTTACAGATGTagattattatgttttttctGATGCTGCAAAATATGTACTTATGAACAAATCACCATATGAAAGATATACATATAGATATACACCTTTATTAGCATATATAATGATACcaaatttttttgttcatttttcttttgggaaaatattattttcatttatcgATATTCTTGTTACTATTCTTATAAatcaaattataaaaatcaaatatactaattgtaaaaattatatattttatacttgTTTATGGTTTTTAAATCCATTAGTCATAATTATATCCCTTCGAGGTAATGCAGATGTTATCCCATGCTTCttaataatagtaacaatcttttgtatatataaaaaacatatcTTTTTGTCTTCGATTTTTTATGGACTAGCTGTGaactttaaaatatatacaattatttatGCACTACCATTcatgttatatttaaataaaaattatttacttggggaaaatatttttcaattaaatgaaaaaaaaaaaaaaaaaaaaaatgacttCCTATTAaacacatttttttatatttttcgtattatatctaatttttttgtggaattatttaaattaaattatgaaCAGTTTTTATTTGCCATATGTAGTTCCTCGGTATTTCTAATTTTAAACTGTGTATTCTATATCAT aTATGGATATGAATTTTTGTATGAgtcttttatatatcatattattagaCGTGATCATAGGCATAacttttccctttttttttaccttatGTATTTAAGTATTGAGAAGAATTCaaag aTTATTCCCTTAATAACCTTTGTACCACAAATAATTTTAGTAGCCTTATTTGGATTTAAATATGCAAGAACGAATTTGGAATTATCCATGTTTTTAcaa actatttcttttattgCATTGAATAAAGTGTGCACATCTCAG tatTTCATTTGGTGTATTCCATTTTTACCAATTATACTTTGTGCCATAACCTTAAGCaag AGAAATATGTTTCTTATAATATCctccattttattttttattgtggCAAAA ttGCATTGGCTTTGGTGGGCTTATTACCTTGAATTTCGAGGGTATAATACCTTTTTACAA TTATTTTACTCCTCGGTTTTATTTGTCATATCTGAGATATCTATATGTTGggtttttatgtatataaattttaaggAACAAAAAACCAAAATAACGTGA
- a CDS encoding kinesin-7, putative, with protein sequence MELNKNEDINKINLDGIQVESSSKEEAIRVCTRIRPLFEKEINNGHLKAWKMNETDMHLIIDPPSMTEMLNARVAKKGNKIELKKNVEKSEGQKAVIQRHYAFDRCFDDYVGNDEVYKHLARDIILDTFKGINGCILAYGQTGSGKTHSVMGIPDDPGMLPRSLAEFFNGIENPSSLNENNINIGDDDGHSNESNNNNDNNNTKEFLMSVTYLEVYMERVNDLLQEGYRGGATENLDVKEDPKRGFVVIGIQEETVTSIDEVMLLVAKAEQRRHIAQTNFNETSSRSHTIFTVILESNQVLNDGTSINKKGELKIVDLAGNERAGRAAEGIENSKTLMEEGKAINKSLFVLSEVISKLSKRAQTITAGDEKKIKRIQEDLVFIPWRDSKLTRILSKSLGGNCRASVIVAVHPSHFYLDTSFSTLRFALKCKTIKKKIEVNYLSAEQSVIMQQKELIAKLQNQLKHLATTKNVDMQLSGGGDNKYSTNRKPEDDEKILALKHELEEKVKKFQNFILKSEFHVNSSNYRTLRSIDEHTEKSLKYSMSISANMKNEYNWLRSLDTNEYDTKWDGFDKYDDQNAKEKFNISKAMDYLKNKSPYKLNSSEMSDILSTGSQKDDSISLNYYNELDELEKLEKHELMKREKKRKENNKEKDRDREKLDARSVVSNKVYDDISKLNIIENNNFNENKDKFHLKRKETKKKQKMQKRINNMMDYMTKGTLLFKKSTKLKNKNKKKKLTNNNININDDNINDDNINGDNINGDNINGDNINGDNINGDNINGDNINGDNINGDNINDDNINDDKINDDNINDDNINNDNINNDYINNNNNNNIDYSFNTKKITKKYKKKGKINKTQQICRDKDMYEISSIMQNAVEEKRDKDILKGKGESPFQSFDNNINDTSNVLIKSISSSVKFLSSKERYNNNQKRKSIISNLKEKIEEDLKKKKKIINRNVELNKQIKFIMKLMQKLGLSAILTGTVPPGRNIENVLKLQENLKDDLRLAEYNKKSTNVLGVKKKGIYNENNDGNEIDEGYDTKNDNMENTLLNCTLDENENDTEYNETISHVFINEMFFSFVLRIQQKYFNKGDSLNDIEEILKNEEDPYDISKKTLEEILGCTVANKVSDMEEKNCNSKQIKDEKNKKTIDSILNMLTPWEQKILALLYEQQKMRQDVQKIKEKFSQRIQNINIFIKKILIDKIEVEKHLNRVLKATENYKEDLLKTSDVDSNFKFAGLMKKLEELSISLAEKNRDFNVLAEFHLNLRKTLEHKDNLIKELKEENKLFYLVPRYNELLQQLDETEESVTIGDPKEGHISQEDRMQSRVHMNDNNTCDVNKCDGNIGDVNKCDGNIGDVNICDDNKGDGNIYDGKYMNIATKELKKEFLLMYGRLMFSRKKLQEKEVIEHDMRNLNKKIYTELVESISVIKNLESQNKFLEFKLNMENKKKLEKIKKLVKEKEKLNKFIHEIEKRLQNENIDFEDVKKEILVNNNMSENNLESQDDENEHKDFIEKLENEGNSKNIKKGKKKKSKIKIKKKKEENEGRNKIKNYMKEKRVNKNGNNQNEYDHNDDEEMYDERNGNKNDDSENQKIYYDQNINFAKDQNYNHKESTNNDYKFKNRFRNNILNAKIDSNLKKKKKIKIKKNISEEKIKLNSLYEDSHSGLFVGKSNKYQIDEKKKKKIIKNKIATKNIQAVDGYHGQHIMPDKYLSSNSIINQKLMKNKKRIKSKKYIPPLDGEQKSFLDSLRSKNSVMKKKNNKKKKKTKIIDKGKTKRNVEKNEPSEENQHQGNNNNNNNNNNNNKEEKGKEMWEEDKYNSSSTDFENNEVRQMLDVEIEKKKSNQMLH encoded by the exons atggaattaaataaaaatgaagatataaataaaataaatttggaTGGTATACAAGTTGAGTCTTCCTCAAAAGAGGAAGCCATTAGGGTTTGTACTCGTATAAGACCCTTGTTCGAGAAAGAA attaACAATGGACACTTAAAGGCTTGGAAAATGAACGAAACGGATATGCACTTAATTATAGATCCCCCGTCCATGACAGAAATGTTAAATGCAAGAGTTgctaaaaaaggaaataaaatagaattaaaaaaaaatgtggaaAAGAGTGAAGGACAAAAAGCTGTTATTCAGCGTCATTATGCGTTTGATAGATGTTTCGACGACTATg ttGGAAATGATGAGGTTTACAAACATTTAGCAAGAGATATTATTCTGGATACATTTAAAGGAATTAATGGGTGTATTTTGGCGTATGGACAAACCGGTTCAGGAAAAACGCACAGTGTCATGGGCATTCCGGATGATCCAGGTATGTTACCAAGATCGTTAGCGGAATTTTTTAATGGTATTGAAAATCCATCTTCATTAAACGAAAACAATATAAACATTGGTGATGATGATGGGCACTCAAATGAgagtaacaataataatgataataataatacaaaggAGTTTTTAATGAGTGTGACTTATTTGGAGGTATATATGGAACGAGTAAATGATTTACTACAAGAAGGCTATAGAGGTGGGGCTACCGAAAATTTAGATGTTAAGGAAGACCCCAAAAGAGGATTTGTTGTTATAGGTATTCAAGAAGAAACTGTAACTTCTATAGATGAAGTTATGCTTCTGGTGGCAAAAGCAGAACAAAGAAGACATATAGCGCAAACAAATTTTAATGAGACATCATCTAGATCCCACACAATATTTACAGTAATATTAGAATCGAATCAAGTATTAAATGATGGAACatctattaataaaaaaggagaaTTAAAAATTGTAGATTTAGCTGGTAACGAAAGAGCAGGAAGAGCGGCTGAAGGGATAGAAAATTCCAAAACTCTTATGGAAGAAGGAAAAgcaataaataaaagtttatttgttttaagtGAAGTTATATCAAAATTATCTAAAAGAGCTCAAACTATAACAGCAggtgatgaaaaaaaaattaaaaggatTCAAGAGGATTTGGTTTTTATTCCATGGAGAGATTCAAAATTAACTAGAATTTTGAGTAAAAGTTTAGGAGGGAATTGTCGTGCATCTGTTATTGTTGCTGTTCATCCATCTCATTTTTATTTGGATACATCATTTTCTACTCTTCGTTTTGCTTTAAAAtgtaaaacaataaaaaagaaaatagagGTGAATTATTTATCAGCTGAGCAATCTGTTATTATGCAACAAAAGGAATTAATAGCAAAGTTACAAAATCAATTAAAACATTTAGCAACAACTAAAAATGTAGATATGCAACTTAGTGGAGGAggagataataaatattctaCAAATCGAAAACCagaagatgatgaaaaaatattagcATTAAAACATGAATTAgaagaaaaagtaaaaaaatttcaaaattttatattaaaatcagAATTTCATGTAAATTCTAGTAATTATAGGACACTTCGTTCAATTGATGAACATACAGAAAAGTCTTTAAAATATTCTATGTCTATTTCAgctaatatgaaaaatgaatataattggTTAAGGTCTTTAGATACTAATGAATATGATACCAAGTGGGACGGCTTCGATAAATATGATGATCAGAATGctaaagaaaaatttaatatatctaaaGCTAtggattatttaaaaaataaatcaccATATAAATTGAATTCTTCCGAAATGAGTGATATATTATCAACTGGATCTCAGAAGGATGATTCTATTTCATTGAATTATTATAACGAGTTGGATGAATTAGAAAAACTCGAAAAACATGAACTAatgaaaagagaaaaaaaaaggaaagaaaacAACAAAGAAAAGGATCGAGATAGAGAAAAATTGGATGCAAGGAGTGTTGTTTCTAATAAGGTCTATGATGATATaagtaaattaaatattattgaaaataataattttaatgaaaataaggATAAGTTTCATTTGAAAAGGAAGGAAACGAagaagaaacaaaaaatgCAGAAAAGAATTAATAACATGATGGATTATATGACAAAGGGcactttattatttaagaaaAGTACAAAGttgaagaataaaaataaaaaaaaaaaattaacaaacaataatataaatattaatgatgataatattaatgatgataatataaatggtgataatataaatggtgataatataaatggtgataatataaatggtgataatataaatggtgataatataaatggtgataatataaatggtgataatataaatggtgataatataaatgatgataatataaatgatgataaaataaatgatgataatataaatgatgataatataaataatgataatataaataatgattatattaataataataataataataatatcgattattcttttaatacaaaaaagataacaaagaaatataaaaaaaaaggtaaaataaataaaacacagCAAATTTGTAGAGATAAGGACATGTATGAGATTTCATCTATTATGCAAAATGCTGTTGAAGAAAAAAGAGATaaagatattttaaaaggAAAAGGTGAATCTCCATTTCAAtcttttgataataatataaatgacaCTAGTAATGTACTTATAAAATCCATTTCTTCTTCTGTAAAGTTTCTTTCTTCAAaagaaagatataataataaccaaaaaagaaaatccaTTATATCAAATTTGAAGGAAAAGATAGAAGAGgatttaaagaaaaagaaaaaaattattaatagaaATGTGGAActtaataaacaaataaagtTTATAATGAAACTTATGCAAAAGCTTGGACTTAGTGCAATACTAACAGGAACAGTTCCTCCAGGACGAAACATAGAAAACGTTTTAAAATTACAGGAAAATTTAAAAGACGACTTAAGACTTgcagaatataataaaaaatcaacAAATGTATTAGGAGTAAAGAAGAAAGGtatttataatgaaaataacgATGGAAATGAAATAGATGAGGGGTATGAtacaaaaaatgataatatggaGAATACATTACTAAATTGTACATTAGacgaaaatgaaaatgacaCAGAATATAATGAAACTATATCACATGTGTTTATAAATGAAATGTTCTTTTCCTTTGTATTAAGAATACAGCAGAAGTATTTTAACAAGGGTGATTCATTAAATGATatagaagaaatattaaagaatGAAGAAGATCCATATGATATATCTAAAAAGACTTTGGAGGAAATACTAGGGTGTACTGTAGCAAATAAAGTAAGTGAtatggaagaaaaaaattgtaatagtaaacaaataaaggatgaaaaaaataagaaaacaaTCGATTCGattttaaatatgttaaCACCTTGGgaacaaaaaatattggCTCTTTTATATGAACAGCAAAAAATGAGACAGGATGTACAGAAAATTAAGGAGAAGTTTTCACAACgtattcaaaatataaatatctttatcaaaaaaatattgattgACAAAATTGAGGTGGAAAAGCATTTGAATAGAGTATTAAAAGCAACGGAGAACTATAAAGAGGATTTATTAAAAACTTCTGATGTAGATTCGAATTTCAAATTTGCTGGTTTAATGAAAAAGTTAGAGGAATTATCCATATCCTTGGCTGAAAAAAATAGAGATTTCAACGTATTGGCAGAGTTCCATTTGAATTTGAGGAAAACGCTTGAACATAAGGATAATTTAATTAAGGAACTAAAGgaggaaaataaattattttatttagttCCCAGGTATAATGAACTATTGCAGCAGTTGGATGAAACGGAGGAGAGTGTAACTATTGGTGATCCGAAAGAAGGGCATATTTCACAAGAGGATAGGATGCAAAGTAGGGTTCATATGAATGACAATAATACATGTGATGTCAACAAATGTGATGGTAATATAGGTGATGTTAACAAATGTGATGGTAATATAGGTGATGTTAACAtatgtgatgataataaaggtgatggtaatatatatgatggtAAGTATATGAATATAGCAACAAAGGagttaaaaaaagaattccTTTTAATGTATGGCAGATTAATGTTTTCCAGAAAGAAATTACAGGAAAAAGAAGTTATAGAACATGATATgagaaatttaaataaaaagatttaCACGGAATTAGTAGAATCCATATctgttataaaaaatttagaaTCTCAAAACAAATTCTTAGAATTTAAATTgaatatggaaaataaaaaaaagttggagaaaattaaaaaactagtaaaggaaaaggaaaaactaaataaatttatacatgaaatagaaaaaaggttacaaaatgaaaatatcgATTTCGAGGAtgtgaaaaaagaaattcttgttaataataatatgtcagaaaataatttagaaagtcaagatgatgaaaatgaacataaagattttatagaaaaattagaaaatgaGGGAAAcagtaaaaatataaaaaaaggaaaaaagaaaaaaagcaaaataaaaataaaaaaaaaaaaagaggaaaatGAAGGAAGGAACAAaatcaaaaattatatgaaagaGAAAAGAGTAAACAAAAATGgaaataatcaaaatgaatatgatcataatgatgatgagGAAATGTATGATGAAAGGAatggaaataaaaatgatgatagtgaaaatcaaaaaatatattatgatcaaaatattaattttgcTAAAGatcaaaattataatcaCAAGGAATCTACAAATAATGACTATAAATTTAAGAACCGTTTccgaaataatatattaaatgcaAAAATCGATTCaaatcttaaaaaaaaaaaaaagatcaaaataaaaaaaaatatatctgaAGAAAAAATCAAATTAAATAGTTTATATGAAGATAGCCATAGTGGATTATTTGTAGGCAAATCAAACAAATATCAAATTGatgagaagaaaaaaaaaaaaattataaaaaataagatagCTACAAAGAATATACAAGCAGTCGATGGTTATCATGGACAACATATAATGCCTGATAAGTATTTATCAAGTAATAGTATAATTAACcaaaaattaatgaaaaacaaaaagagaataaaaagtaaaaaatatataccacCCCTCGATGGAGAACAAAAGAGTTTTCTGGATTCTCTAAGGTCTAAAAATAGTgtaatgaaaaagaagaacaacaaaaaaaaaaaaaaaacaaaaataatagatAAAGGAAAGACAAAGAGAAatgtagaaaaaaatgaaccaTCTGAAGAAAATCAACACCAaggaaataataacaataataataataataataataataataaagaagaaaagggAAAAGAAATGTGGGAAGAAGACAAATATAACTCTTCCTCTACTGattttgaaaataatgaagttCGTCAAATGTTAGATGTggaaattgaaaaaaaaaaaagtaatcaAATGTTACATTAA
- a CDS encoding HSP20-like chaperone, putative, whose translation MSTTNILKPKIIIESSKEQGVGEKRSSTLSAPFEKNMFSTYSYSNPISNMRSSTHNEYKYNWTKYVNSSQIPHVDEYIKTFEGPNTTYYYETIPLKTNTNNIFEITPSQEELSRISYNPKIEIYSTCDFAVLMMDIPGVSKENLKVELEKGLLKVYGNKYKPHIEELEKRNEYHTKIIERLNEYYFCKIFQMPPAFSEGQNISCKLNNGELLVKILANELKTQKKVIDIQS comes from the coding sequence ATGTCtacaacaaatatattaaaaccaaaaattataattgaATCGTCCAAAGAACAAGGAGTAGGGGAGAAAAGGTCTTCAACATTATCTGCGccatttgaaaaaaatatgtttagcACTTATTCATATAGTAACCCTATATCTAACATGAGGAGTAGCACCCATAATGAATACAAGTATAATTGGACAAAATATGTGAATAGTTCTCAGATACCTCATGTAGATGAATACATAAAAACGTTTGAAGGACCTAATACAACATATTACTACGAAACGATTCCTTTAAAAACGAATACAAATAACATTTTTGAAATAACGCCATCACAAGAAGAGTTAAGTAGAATATCGTATAATCCAAAAATAGAAATTTATTCTACTTGTGATTTTGCAGTTTTAATGATGGATATACCAGGGGTGTCTAAAGAGAATTTAAAAGTTGAGTTAGAAAAAGGATTATTGAAAGTTTACGGAAATAAGTACAAGCCACATATTGAAGAATTAGAAAAACGTAATGAATACCATACAAAAATTATTGAAAGACTTAAcgaatattatttttgtaaaatttttCAAATGCCTCCTGCATTTTCAGAAGGACAAAATATATCATGTAAATTGAACAATGGAGAACTTTTGGTCAAAATTTTAGCTAATGAATTGAAAACACAAAAGAAGGTTATCGACATTCAATCATAA
- a CDS encoding DNA helicase MCM8, putative encodes MDLIIELYFNKSELNDDVKTLILNWVSFFKTNWKDLFNIDKEVILKLEFFLDNKKIISKNAPPNNEVYLHELKKNPEVVLKFMKVSLHLLLFRFLCLDKETGDITIPGDDKNEEGNKNGKGNKNGKGNKYGKGNKYGKGNKYGKGNKNEKNNKNNNDNNIEENDNYNDKEKITKKKNINHNNSNRNNNNNIYCSNKYQMDLFSSKDEIDKFGNEDFLITKLKYDRYKESEIFRNFFFTNKVTIYLYNWNKVDKFESLKSEKVNQLICLRGSVLRVSPIQLLITNLNFVCDKCKCIIKVEFMDGKFEPPKKCMTNNCDGKQFLPIRESAKSLEYQKIILKENRKIVNNIYETNDTNIKNLTVTLEASKFFVNSCIPGNYVEALGILKVISFNNSHLINGKNSLFNMYIDCLSIFPLSSKKYLNNNYFNVDKIKEIKNKIHTSFLWESYIDKVDKRMLIYKRNNNNYLKNKLIESVHVEDDNEHADKKKKNTYLFKDKQDGSHHNILNSNKNNNKINCEENEKGTIHKKNCNQQTNEQLNNNTDIPPYKNNERNFVGPYKYNNDQNEDISELKSGDIFFEDKYKSFENDIFRDNVINMYGDYINEENDFNRNVHYINSSDEENENYHEKNRDNNSLHLNKEIDSKVLEFIHDMEKVGYNKFYLLISSFCPRIIMNSYIKAGLLLSLLGGKTIYDDNNQIKRRGNIHNLLIGDPGLGKSRILQYISNIMEKSLFICSTSTTINGLTACAVKDTTNNEYSLEGGALVLSDKGVCCIDELDKISLNDQQSFLECMENQSINITKAGIVCNLKTRCTIIAASNPKEGKYNYKKSIFDNIKIPFPLLSRFDLVFLLADNISEEKDYHISNYLINPNKNKNDLSEDDHTQHTDFQSDDNSKEGSYNFSESDKEEYRNNKKKEKHGIKRKRHDYSPYIFSIKDALLYKCKQINEQNYLPLELIGVYIKYCRKYIFPKLSEDAKKYIRKFYLHLRNLANTHNDISVPITIRQLESLIRLCQARARADLSHMVTLKHAKEVVEIYQKTIFYPLHLKTLNFKEKPTTKKNKGKSLAALSHVFKQKIIEQAKLKHNQIYNKELHNLARSIILSADSNVTDEALIHFVNNEGFILYKGGYWQVDSFYLK; translated from the exons atggATTTAATTATAGaactttattttaataaatccgAATTGAATG aTGATGTGAAGACACTGATATTAAATTGGGTTTCGTTTTTTAAAACAAACTGGAAGGATTTGTTTAATATAGATAAAGaggtaatattaaaattagaattttttttggataataaaaaaataataagtaaGAATGCGCCTCCAAACAATGAAGTATACTTACATGAACTTAAGAAGAATCCAGAAGTAgttttaaaatttatgaaAGTGTCTCttcatcttttattatttcgaTTCTTATGTCTAGATAAAGAAACGGGCGATATAACCATACCtggtgatgataaaaatgaagaaggaaataaaaatgggaaaggaaataaaaatggaaagggaaataaatatggaaaaggaaataaatatggaaaaggaaataaatatggaaaaggaaataaaaatgaaaaaaacaataaaaataataatgataataatattgaggAGAacgataattataatgataaagaaaagattacgaaaaaaaaaaatataaatcataataaCAGTAATaggaacaataataataatatatattgtagtAATAAATACCAAATggatttattttcttcaaaaGATGAAATAGATAAATTTGGAAATGAGgattttttaataactaAATTAAAATACGATAGATATAAAGAATCGGAAATTTTTagaaactttttttttacaaataaagtaacgatatatttatataattggaATAAAGTAGATAAATTTGAAAGTTTAAAGAGTGAAAAAGTAAATCAATTAATATGCTTAAGAGGTAGTGTATTAAGAGTATCACCTATTCAATTATTGATTACTAATCTTAATTTTGTTTGTgataaatgtaaatgtattattaaagTTGAATTTATGGATGGTAAATTTGAACCTCCAAAAAAATGCATGACTAATAATTGTGATGGAAAACAATTTTTACCAATTAGAGAATCAGCTAAATCTTTAGAatatcaaaaaattatattaaaggaAAATAGGAAAAttgtgaataatatatatgaaacaaATGATacgaatattaaaaatttaacaGTTACATTAGAAGCATCTAAATTTTTTGTCAATTCTTGTATACCTGGTAATTATGTAGAAGCTTTAGGTATACTTAAAGTTATATCCTTTAATAATAGTCATTTAATTAATGGGAAGAATTCgctttttaatatgtatattgaTTGTTTATCCATTTTTCCTTTGTCttctaaaaaatatttaaataacaaCTATTTTAATGTTGataaaataaaggaaattaaaaataaaatacacacCTCTTTCTTATGGGAATCTTATATAGATAAAGTTGACAAAAGGATGCTAATTTACAAAcgaaataacaataattatttaaagaataaattaataGAAAGTGTACATGTGGAAGATGATAATGAACATgctgataaaaaaaaaaaaaatacatatctTTTTAAAGATAAACAAGATGGTAGCCATcacaatatattaaatagtaataaaaataataataaaatcaaTTGTgaggaaaatgaaaaaggcacaattcataaaaaaaattgtaatcAACAGACAAACGaacaattaaataataatacagatATACCaccttataaaaataatgaaagaaATTTTGTGGGGCCATACAAATATAACAATGAtcaaaatgaagatatatcAGAATTAAAGAGTGGTGATATATTCTTTGAAGATAAGTATAAATCTTTTGAGAATGATATATTTCGTGATAATGTTATAAACATGTATggtgattatataaatgaagaaaatgatttTAATAGGAATgttcattatattaatagtagTGATGAAGAGAATGAAAATTATCATGAGAAAAATAGAGATAATAATAGTCttcatttaaataaagaaatagatAGTAAGGTTTTAGAATTTATTCACGATATGGAAAAAGtaggatataataaattttatttattaatatcttcCTTTTGTCCAcgtataataatgaatagtTACATTAAAGCTGGATTGTTATTAAGTTTATTAGGTGGTAAAAcaatatatgatgataacaatcaaataaaaagaagaggcaatatacataatttattaattggAGATCCAGGATTAGGAAAAAGTAGgatattacaatatattagTAACATTATGGAAAAgagtttatttatatgtagtACATCAACTACTATAAATGGATTGACAGCATGTGCTGTTAAGGATACAACGAATAATGAATATTCCTTAGAAGGTGGGGCTTTAGTATTATCAGATAAGGGTGTATGTTGTATAGATGAGTTAGATAAAATTTCATTAAACGATCAACAATCTTTTTTAGAATGTATGGAAAATCAATCTATTAATATAACTAAAGCTGGAATTGTATGTAATTTAAAAACTAGATGTACTATTATAGCAGCATCCAATCCAAAAGAaggtaaatataattataaaaaaagcatatttgataatattaaaatccCATTCCCATTATTAAGTAGATTTGATTTAGTTTTTCTTTTAGCTGATAACATATCAGAGGAAAAAGATTATCACATATCCAACTATTTAATTAAtccaaataaaaacaaaaatgattTATCAGAAGATGATCATACACAACATACTGATTTTCAAAGCGATGATAACAGTAAAGAAGgttcttataatttttcgGAAAGTGATAAAGAGgaatatagaaataataaaaaaaaagaaaaacatggAATAAAACGAAAAAGACATGATTATAGTCCCTACATTTTTTCAATAAAAGATGCTCTTCTTTATAAAtgtaaacaaataaatgaacaaaattattTACCATTAGAATTAATTGGAgtctatataaaatattgtaggaaatatattttccccAAATTATCTGAAGATgccaaaaaatatatccgtaaattttatttacatcTTCGTAATTTAGCTAATACTCACAATGATATAAGTGTACCCATAACAATTAGACAACTCGAATCATTAATTAGATTATGTCAAGCAAGAGCACGAGCAGATTTATCACACATGGTAACTCTAAAACATGCAAAAGAAGTAGTAGAAATATATCAGAAAACAATATTTTATCCTTTACACTTAAAAACATTGAACTTTAAAGAAAAACCtactacaaaaaaaaataaaggaaaatCCCTCGCAGCATTATCGCACGTATTTAAGCAAAAAATAATAGAGCAAGCCAAACTAAAACACAAccaaatatataacaaa gaATTACACAATTTAGCTAGATCAATTATCCTTTCAGCCGATTCAAACGTAACAGATGAGGCACTAATTCATTTTG TAAACAACGAaggttttattttatacaagGGAGGTTATTGGCAAGTAGactctttttatttaaaatag